A single Trypanosoma brucei gambiense DAL972 chromosome 9, complete sequence DNA region contains:
- a CDS encoding cystathione gamma lyase, putative — MLYLVCTVMFVYSFFLFSFCEGKLCLIFVLLYLIESKMSKQQHLVSDFEDGSGSWSNIEQGFDTLLVHGGVKPDPVTGAVLTPIYQSTTFVQESIELYQSRGFSYTRSANPTVKALEEKLCAVEKGDYATVYSTGMAATTTVVSALMNAGDHAIVTDCSYGGTNRACRVFFTRFGMEFTFVDMRDLSNVEKAIKSNTKLVISETPANPTLTLTDIRALSKICKAKGLLHVCDNTFATAFIMRPIDLGADVSLISTTKFVDGHNMTVGGALVTKRKDLDEKLRLTQNILGNAMSPFVAFLQLQTMKTMSLRVTKQSANAQKVAEFLETHPIVDKVSYPGLKSFPQKELADRQHSNGNHGGMLWFELKGGTAAGRRLMDTVQRPWSLCENLGATESIITCPSVMTHANMTTEDRLKVGITDGFIRVSCGIEDAEDLVAALKKALDAMCH; from the coding sequence ATGTTGTACTTGGTATGTACTGTTATGTTTgtgtattctttttttcttttttcattttgtgagGGAAAGCTTTgccttatttttgttttgctttacttGATCGAATCGAAAATGTCTAAGCAGCAGCATTTGGTTTCTGATTTTGAAGATGGCTCTGGTTCATGGTCTAATATCGAACAGGGGTTTGATACTCTTCTTGTTCATGGGGGTGTGAAGCCGGATCCAGTGACAGGAGCTGTGCTTACTCCCATTTATCAAAGCACGACGTTTGTTCAAGAGTCAATTGAACTTTATCAATCCAGGGGATTTAGTTATACCCGGAGTGCAAATCCTACCGTGAAGGCATTAGAGGAAAAGCTGTGCGCGGTGGAGAAGGGTGATTACGCCACGGTATACAGCACAGGTATGGCCGCCACTACAACTGTTGTATCTGCTCTGATGAATGCTGGTGATCATGCTATTGTCACTGACTGCAGTTATGGTGGAACGAATCGTGCGTGCCGTGTGTTTTTTACTCGATTTGGTATGGAGTTCACATTTGTCGATATGCGTGATCTGAGCAATGTGGAGAAGGCCATTAAGTCGAACACAAAATTAGTAATCTCTGAAACCCCTGCCAATCCTACGTTAACTCTCACTGACATCAGAGCACTGTCAAAGATATGCAAGGCAAAAGGTCTTCTTCATGTTTGTGACAACACTTTTGCAACGGCTTTCATCATGCGGCCAATCGACCTTGGTGCTGACGTCAGCCTcatcagcacaacaaagTTTGTTGACGGCCATAACATGACGGTTGGCGGTGCACTCGTGACGAAGCGGAAGGATCTTGATGAGAAACTCCGGCTGACGCAGAATATTCTCGGAAATGCCATGTCTCCGTTTGTGGCATTCTTACAACTACAGACAATGAAAACTATGTCTCTACGTGTCACTAAACAAAGTGCCAACGCACAGAAGGTGGCGGAATTCCTTGAGACACACCCTATTGTTGATAAGGTGTCCTACCCCGGCCTCAAAAGCTTTCCGCAGAAGGAACTCGCTGATCGTCAACATTCCAACGGCAATCATGGCGGTATGTTGTGGTTTGAATTGAAGGGTGGCACGGCGGCGGGTCGCCGTCTGATGGATACCGTCCAACGCCCCTGGTCACTTTGTGAGAATCTTGGAGCAACGGAGAGTATTATCACATGCCCATCTGTCATGACACACGCCAATATGACAACTGAGGACCGATTGAAGGTTGGAATTACGGATGGGTTCATTCGTGTTTCCTGCGGTATTGAAGACGCAGAGGATCTCGTTGCCGCTCTTAAGAAAGCGCTGGATGCCATGTGCCATTAG